A single genomic interval of Methylosinus sp. LW4 harbors:
- a CDS encoding DUF1186 domain-containing protein produces MASPPLPPGKILRSLTRRYFTDGRIPKRALQEASRRREELLPLFLSEIEKFISASSKVQAESPTPVLLIFFVLGDWGDQRAYRPLARLIHCPEFTDHPGFESVFDMVGHRVIAAVFDGDPEPLFEIVRDLKAHKIARHNILVNALAMLEHREKVDRETVANFLIDVYEQLGDEPIVWLGWASLAARVGLSALRPLVVQAIAEERFDDFDIEEFDDAIAQPGSHELNEDFSTFGDAYEEMKAQFE; encoded by the coding sequence ATGGCATCTCCCCCTTTGCCCCCCGGAAAGATTTTGCGATCGCTGACCCGCCGCTATTTTACTGATGGACGAATTCCGAAACGCGCGCTGCAGGAAGCTTCGCGGCGACGCGAAGAGCTGCTTCCTCTATTTCTGAGCGAGATTGAAAAATTCATCTCCGCGTCGTCGAAAGTGCAAGCCGAAAGCCCTACTCCCGTGTTGCTCATCTTCTTCGTTCTCGGCGACTGGGGGGACCAAAGAGCCTATCGTCCGCTCGCGCGCTTGATCCATTGTCCCGAATTCACCGATCATCCAGGTTTCGAATCCGTATTCGACATGGTCGGCCACCGCGTCATCGCCGCCGTGTTCGACGGGGATCCAGAGCCTCTGTTCGAAATTGTGCGTGATCTGAAGGCTCACAAAATCGCGCGCCACAACATCCTCGTCAACGCCCTAGCGATGCTCGAGCATCGAGAAAAGGTCGATCGTGAAACCGTCGCCAATTTCTTGATCGATGTCTACGAACAGCTCGGCGACGAGCCCATCGTGTGGCTCGGCTGGGCGTCGCTCGCGGCGCGTGTCGGCTTGTCCGCGCTTCGGCCGCTCGTCGTCCAGGCGATCGCAGAAGAGCGCTTCGACGATTTTGACATCGAAGAGTTCGACGATGCGATCGCGCAGCCGGGCTCCCATGAGCTCAATGAAGATTTCTCGACCTTCGGGGACGCCTACGAAGAAATGAAAGCGCAGTTCGAATAG